A DNA window from Desulfomicrobium escambiense DSM 10707 contains the following coding sequences:
- a CDS encoding rhodanese-like domain-containing protein: protein MRWKQFFTPVQSMNPDEARAYLSDKTLQEVTILDVRQPGEYEEGHIPGAKLVPMAVLADSLHEIDSSKPVLVYCAIGGRSRIAAQTLAGKGYDQVINLSGGFKAWTGQAAYGPEEEGVDLFAELDSAEQILATAYSLEDGLRDFYLRMQERAYDEKLKSVFRLLADIEIKHKDRLFEEYTRLTGKDDRGAFECTFVTPLMEGGMTTQEYLERFKPDMDSPVDVVSMAMSIEAQALDLYMRAAVWTTDDENRAILEQIASEEKSHLARLGQLLDEMYADGKP, encoded by the coding sequence ATGCGCTGGAAACAATTCTTCACCCCGGTTCAGTCCATGAATCCGGACGAGGCCCGGGCCTATCTGTCCGACAAGACCCTGCAGGAAGTGACCATTCTCGATGTGCGCCAACCCGGCGAATACGAAGAGGGGCACATTCCCGGCGCCAAGCTCGTGCCTATGGCCGTGCTGGCGGATTCCCTGCACGAGATCGACAGCTCCAAGCCCGTGCTCGTCTACTGCGCCATCGGCGGCCGCAGCCGCATCGCAGCCCAGACCCTGGCCGGCAAGGGCTATGACCAGGTCATCAACCTCTCTGGCGGTTTCAAGGCCTGGACCGGCCAGGCGGCCTACGGGCCCGAGGAGGAGGGCGTCGACCTTTTCGCCGAACTGGACAGCGCCGAGCAGATCCTGGCCACGGCCTATTCCCTGGAGGACGGGCTGCGCGATTTCTACCTGCGCATGCAGGAGCGGGCCTACGACGAGAAGCTCAAGAGCGTCTTCAGGCTGCTGGCCGACATCGAGATCAAGCACAAGGACCGGCTGTTCGAGGAGTACACCCGGTTGACGGGCAAGGACGACCGGGGGGCCTTCGAGTGCACCTTTGTCACCCCGCTCATGGAAGGGGGCATGACCACCCAGGAGTATCTGGAGCGCTTCAAGCCCGATATGGACAGCCCCGTGGACGTCGTGTCCATGGCCATGTCCATCGAGGCCCAGGCCCTGGACCTCTACATGCGCGCCGCCGTCTGGACCACGGACGACGAGAACCGCGCCATCCTGGAACAGATCGCCAGCGAGGAGAAGAGCCATCTGGCCCGTCTCGGCCAGCTGCTGGACGAAATGTACGCCGACGGCAAACCCTGA